GCAGTTATCACGGTATTAGAGGATGGTGTTGAAACAGCCATTGGCATCCACACTGCAAATAACATGTTTTGCGCACTCGTAGTAAATGATGGAACATCATCCTTCTATAAACCTTTACCATCACTTTTCACCGATTTTTCAATCCCACCTAGTCCCATTGAACAACTCTACTATTCAATTCTAATGAACGGAATCCTACTCGCAATAATAATCCTCCCCCAAAAATTAAATGTTCTAAAAAAGATAGCATTAAGATGAGGATGATATTATGGAAAAGGTAGTTTTTACCACGAAGACTAAAAAACTTGAAGTCAACCAGGATATAGTTAGGATGAAGGAAAAACAGAAGGGTACGTTATCCATAAAATTCAAAAGCCCAGATAAAAGTGAAATAGAAGAGATAATAAAATTCTTCGAGTCACTTACAGACATGGAACCCTTAACAATGAATATTGCGGATACTGGGGAGATAAAAGCCTACTTCAGGGGGACAGGTTCACTTGATACTATAAAAGAGGGGGAAAGAACCCTCCACGCCTACGAGGCCACAATACAAGAACTCATTGAGTAAATTATTCTCTGGTGAACCTTTCAAATATCTTATAAATATACTCAGGATCCTTGAATACATGGGTGTTCTTCATCCTAGATAATCTTTTAACGTGTTCAACATCCTCTTTTCTTATTTCAAGCGTTAGTATCTTCCCATTTGGTAATCTGGTCTCTGTCGTACCCTCTTCGAAATCTGTTGGCATGATATATACTGGCACTCCAGCTTTTTGCGCCATTATAGCCGCATTTGTTATGAGAGTGTCCGCTATTCTAAGTGATATCTTAGCAACACTATTAGAGGTGCAAGGTGCTATAAGAAGAAAATCATATTTACCTAACTGTACTTGACCTGCAAGGAATGGTGAATTAGCACTAATTTCAACCCATTTCTGGTCAAAATTTGTTTCAAGATCCTGATAGATCCCATAATATTTAACTACCTGGTCCCCTGACTTGGAAATGAAAACTTTAATCACAGCCCTGCCATCATAAATGTCCTTGATATCCTTCATAACCTCATAGGTTTCTGTTATCTTATCCCCTGCCCCTGTTATACACCAAGCAACATTCAATTTCACGGTTATCCCCCCACTATTTTTCCATCCAATATTTTTATGATCCTAGAGGCCATTGAAGCAACCCGAGGATCATGAGTCACCAACACTATAGTGACTTTATGCTCCCTATTCAACTCTTTAAGTTTCCTTAATATTTTCTTTTCCGTCTTTGAGTCGAGGGATCCTGTAGGCTCATCAGCTAATATTATGGACGGATCATTCGCAAGGGCCCTTGCAATAGCCACCCTCTGCCTTTCACCCCCAGAAAGCTCCGAAGGCAACCTATTTGCCTTGTCAACGAGTCCAAAGTACTCAAGCAACTCCATAGCCCTTTCTTCCATCATATCCTTGTATGGGCCCTCAAACATTGGTATTTCAACATTTTCAAGCGCTGTAAGATTTGGTATGAGATTGTGTAATTGAAAGATAAAACCTATCTTCCTGGCCCTGAAGCTGCTCAAATCTTTCTCTTTCATCAAATTTCGCCCAGCAACTTTTATCATCCCAGAGTCTGGCCTGTCTAGAGCTCCTATCATATTGAGGAGTGTTGATTTACCAGAACCTGACGGGCCCATTATAGAAATGAATTCACCATCATCTACTTGAAGGTTTACACCATCTAATGCTACTATTTTACCGTTATCAAAGGTTTTTTTAAGGTTTTTTATATCGATTATCATCTCCATCCCACTATTATTCGTATCTGAGGGCTTCTGTGGCTTCTAGTCTTGTGGCCCTGTATGCTGGGTAGAATCCTCCGAATATACCAACGAAGATTGCGACTGTAAATGCTTTGAGGAAGATCTCTGGAGTATAAACTGGTTTTATGAATCCTCCCATGTTGATGTGCATGAGTATTTGTATGGCTGCCACACCCATCAGGGATCCTACAACGGCTGCGATCAACGTTAAGATGAGTGATTCTCCAAGTATCATTGTAAGTATCTTCCTGTTTTTCCATCCAACGGCCTTAAGGACTCCTATTTCCCTTGTACGTTCAAATACTGACATTATCATCGTGTTAACCACACCTATACTCCCTATAATTACTGCGAGGAGTGATATGGCCCAGCTTGCCGCGTCAACAGTCTTAAGGCCCTGGTCTACACTCTGTAAGTCTTCTAGTGAGGCTATTGTCGTAAGGTTTTCCCCATATTTTTCTTCTATCTCTTCTTTGATTTTTTCTATGTTCACGTTTTTTTCTGCTTTCACATATATCATGGTGACTTTACCTTCCTTGTCTTCTATTTTTTGGAGTTTTTTTAGGGATATGAAGGATCCGCCATCTTCTTGGATGTTCCCTGATTCGAATATCCCCACTATCCTGTAATCTTCTCCTTTTATGTTGATTTTATCCCCTATTGTCTTGTTCAGTTTCTCTGCTGCCACTTTCCCTATTATGATCTCATCTTCTTCTTTGATACTTCTTCCCGATTTTATCTTTATTTGGCTTAAACCTATCTTTGAAGGGTCTATTCCTATAACTACAAAGTATGGATTGTCTCCTATGGGTTGTATTGATGTTAAGACGCCCACAGATTCTTTCACGCCACTAATATTATCCACTTTATCAGTGTAGTCTTCATCTATTGTGCTTAGGAACATGTCAGATACATTTGATTCTACGATGGTGAAATCCGCCCCACCAGCCCTGAGAGTCTCCTGTGTAGATTCTTTAAGTCCTTCTGTTATTATACCAAGGGCTACTATTGTAGCAATCCCGATAGCTATCCCTATAATAGCTAGTACACTCCTAATCTTGTTCCTGAAGGGATTCTTCAATATTAACTGGAGGAATTTCATAGAATTTCCTCTTTGAACACTCTCAAGGATTTTGAGAGTGCTGTTGACTCGGCCATCGCAGCTCCTATAAGGATTGCCAACAATATTTCATCTTTGGATGCTCCCAGACGCCTTGAAACTTTAATATGTGTTTTGAGGCAATGCTCTGATCCTAGGGCTGCCGCAGCCCCAACCCCTATGAGTTCCTTTGTAACTAATGGGAGGGCATCATTGGATAGTATGGTCTCCATTTTATTGTAATATGCTTTTAGGATTTGGGGTTCATCCTCTAAGACTTTGAATATTTCTGGGACGAAGCCAAAAAATTCTTCGATCTTGGCTAGGATTTCATCCAATTTTTTCATCTCCAATTTTTTCCTAGTCAGATTTTATATAATTAGGATAAGATAATTATTATTGGTTTGGTATTATGGATTATGGTAGTTGGATTATTATAGGTGCTGTGTGTCTTATTGGTGAAATGCTTACAACAGGTTTTTTCTTTTATGGTTTGGTATTGGCGCTTTTGTAGCTGCGGCGCTCAACTACTTTGGTTTCAACTTCACGATACAATTTGTTGCGTTCCTTTTGGTTTCGGGGGTTTTGCTTGGAGTATCAAGGCCTTTCGCCTCTAAGGTTTCAAAGGAGCCCCAGAGGAAGGCCGTTGCTGACAGGCTGATAGGACAAACAGCAACTGTAATAGAAGATTTTGAAGGACATGAGGGTCTTGTTAAGTTTGATGGCGAGATATGGTGTGCTAAATCCTATGATAGGATTAAAAAGGGTGATGAGGTCACCATAAAAGCCATAGATGGTGTTAAACTTATCGTGGAAAAAAAGGAGGATAATGTGAGGTGATCTAAAAATGGATCTTCTAAGCATAATAATAGTATTGGTGCTCCTGGTACTAGCATATAAGAGCATAAAAATCTTGAGACCCTATGAAAAGGGTGTTGTGGAAAGACTTGGTAAATATCAGCGAACAGTTGAAAGCGGACTAGTCATGATAATACCTTTCATTGAAAGCATAAAAAAGGTTGACATGCGAGAACAGGTAGTTGATGTACCACCCCAAGAGGTTATAACAAAAGATAATACAGTTGTAGTGGTTGACTGTGTAATATTCTATGAAGTGGTTGACCCATTCAATGCAGTATACAATGTTGTTGACTTCTACCAGGCAGTGACAAAACTTGCCCAGACAAACCTCAGGAACATAATAGGCGACCTCGAACTAGATGAAACATTAACATCAAGGGAAATGATAAACGCCCAACTAAGAAAAGTATTAGATGAAGCAACTGACAGATGGGGTACAAGGGTTGTCCGCGTAGAAATACAACGCATAGAACCCCCAAAGGACATTGTAGAGGCCATGTCCAAACAGATGAAAGCAGAAAGGATGAAAAGAGCAGCCATACTAGAAGCAGAAGGTAAAGCAGAAGCCATAAAAAAGGTTGCTGACGCGGAAAAATACAAGGAAGTGGCCTTGGCAGAAGGACAAGCAAAGGCCATACTCACAATATTCAAATCCATGCACCAAGGCAAACCAACCAACGACATAATAGCACTAAAATACCTAGAAGCCCTTGAAAAGATCGCGAATGGCCAAGCAACAAAAATACTCTTACCAATCGAAACAGCAGGGATCCTAGGCTCAATAGCAGGTATATCAGAATTGTTCAAAGAAAAAACCGAGAAACCCAAGATTACAGAAGAAAAGAATAAATAATACAAAAAACAACACAATAATATTGAGGTGCTGAAAAAATGAAAGAAGATATATTCTATGGTAAAGGAGTAGCCTATGCCAAAAAGGATTACCCAGAAATCTACAAGGCCCTAGTCGAACTAAACGAGGCAGTATACACAGGAAAAGCCCTAGACTATAAAACGCAGAAACTAATAGCCCTTGGCATAACAGCGGCGAAATCAGATGACAGAGCAGTGAAAAAACAGATAGAAAGTGCCATAAAAGAATTCAATGTTACAAAGGATGAAATAGTAGACGTACTACGGGTGGTGCTCCTAACCTCAGGAAACCCACCATTCACAAAAGCAATGAAAATACTCTACGAACTACTCGAAGAATAAATCCTAGACCCCAGGCGATAAGTATTTATAAGGGTAGCCTAATATCACCCTATTACTTTTTATTTTAACAAGAAAAAATATGGGGACCACTATTCTGGATTATTTATCCCCCTCAAATTCACCACTTTGGATGTGGCCCTTATGGGGGCTGAACAAAAAAATGAAGGTGGAAAAGGTCATGTATAAGTATATTAGGAAAGCATGGAAAACCCCAAAGGAATCATATGTAAGAGAGCTCATGTGGGAAAGAGTCCCTAAATGGAGAAGGCAAAAGGCGATCCAGAGAATAGAAAAGCCAACCAGACTCGACCGTGCAAGATCCCTCGGTTACAAGGCAAAAAAGGGATTCATACTTGTGAGGACGCGGGTAAGGCGCGGGAGCATGAGAAAAAGCCGATTCAAAGGCGGTAGACGACCCAAAAGGATGGGTGTAAGGAAGATAACAACAAAAAAGAGCCTCAAAAGGATAGCAGAAGAAAGAGCAGCCCGCAAATACCCCAACCTAGAAGTACTCAACTCATACTGGGTATGGGAAGACGGAAAATACAAATACTACGAAGTAATATTAGTTGATCCACATCACCCCAACATAAAAAACGACCCCAGAATAAACTGGATCCGCGAACAGAAAGGAAGAGCATTCAGAGGCCTTACAAGCGAAGGTAAAAAGAACCGAGGCCTCAGAAACAAGGGAAAAGGTGCTGAAAAGGTAAGATGATACATAACATATCCTATAGAGTAATGGTCCATGGAACAGAAGACGAAGAAAAGGTCATCAAAGCATTAAAGAACATACTACCCACAGCATCACCCCAAAGAGAAAAACTAGAAGGACACCATGGAAACCCACTAACACTCCTCAAAGGCAAAATCACAGACAAAAAAGCAATAAGAGACTTCACAGAAAGGATAAAACCCCTATTGGGAGAATTAGACATTGAAAGGCATGTCGACGAAGCAGGCAACCTATTCCTAAGATTAGACAAACAAAGAGCATACAATGAGGAATGGAAACTAGTAAAACATGGAGATTCAATCCATTTAAAACTTAAAATAGAAGCTTATCCAGCCCGTCAAGAAGTGGCTATAAAAAACATCAAGAAACTAATCACATGAAATTCTATGACCTCCACATCCAAGGGAAAAACTTCCAAGAAGACCAGAAATTACTCAAAGAAGCCCAAAGATTAGGTTATAGTGGAGCCGCCATCACATACTCAGACAAATCCTACAAAAAGGCTAAGGGGACATTCAAAAGATTAGAAGATGATTTTCAAGGTTTTGAGATCGTAAAAGCTGTTAATATAAGTGCAGAAACCCCAAGGCAGCTGAAAAAGAAAGTGGACAAATTCAGAAAAACAGCAGACATCATCATAGTAGAAGGAGGAAACCCAAAGATCAACAGAGCAGCCTGTGAAAACATCAGAGTCGACATACTATCAAAACCCTACCAAAACAGGAGAGACCCTGGGATAAACCATGTACATGCAAGGGCCGCGGCAGAAAACAATGTAGCGATAGAATTAAACACCAAGGACATTATAGTATCATATCTGAAAGTGCGCACCAGACTATTCGAATATTACAGGGATATAATCAAACTTCACAGAAAATTCCACTTCCCAATTGTGATAACCAGCAGTGCAACATCAACCTATGATCTCAGAACACCAAAAGACACAATAGCCCTTTTCAAATGTATCAACATGCAAGAAGACGAGATCATAGATGCACTATCAACAATTCCAAGATCGATCATAGAATTTAACAGACAAAGGGACTCCATGATAATCCTCGGAGCAAAAATAATCAAATAATAGGGGGATCCAATGAGATTAAAGATTCTCCCCCCAAGTTTAAGGGAACCCCAAAGATACCTCGCAGTTGAAATCATAAGCGAAAAACCACTAGAAAAAAATGATATAGTATCCATAATATGGAACGCATGTCTCAGATTACATGGAGAATGTGAAACAAGCAAATTCAAACCATGGCTTATAAGGGCATGGGAGCCTATAAAAGATGGTGAAAACTACAAACAGAAGTGTATAATAAGATGTAAACGCGGAGAAGAAGAGAAAGTGAGAGCCGCACTATCTTCCACATCTCAACATGACAATAGGAGGGTGGCCCTTCACACCATTGGAATCTCGGGTACAATACGCTCAGCAACACAAAAGTTTATTAAACTTAAATAAGAAAAAAATGATACAAAAAAATTCACTTTTATCCTATGTTCATAAAAAATGTATGAGAGGTTATATAAATGCAACCACTCCAAAGCGCAGGATATGATCGGGCCATAACAGTTTTCAGCCCCGATGGTAGGCTATTCCAAGTGGAATATGCGAGGGAGGCTGTTAAAAGAGGCACGACATCACTAGGTGTTAAATCAAAAGAGGGTATAGTGTTAGCAGTTGATAAAAGACCCACAAGTAAACTTGTAGAACCGAAATCAATAGAGAAAATATTCCAAATAGACGAGCATATAGGCGCGGCTACCTCAGGTTTAGTAGCTGATGCGAGG
The nucleotide sequence above comes from Methanothermobacter tenebrarum. Encoded proteins:
- a CDS encoding carboxymuconolactone decarboxylase family protein, which translates into the protein MKKLDEILAKIEEFFGFVPEIFKVLEDEPQILKAYYNKMETILSNDALPLVTKELIGVGAAAALGSEHCLKTHIKVSRRLGASKDEILLAILIGAAMAESTALSKSLRVFKEEIL
- a CDS encoding ABC transporter permease; amino-acid sequence: MKFLQLILKNPFRNKIRSVLAIIGIAIGIATIVALGIITEGLKESTQETLRAGGADFTIVESNVSDMFLSTIDEDYTDKVDNISGVKESVGVLTSIQPIGDNPYFVVIGIDPSKIGLSQIKIKSGRSIKEEDEIIIGKVAAEKLNKTIGDKINIKGEDYRIVGIFESGNIQEDGGSFISLKKLQKIEDKEGKVTMIYVKAEKNVNIEKIKEEIEEKYGENLTTIASLEDLQSVDQGLKTVDAASWAISLLAVIIGSIGVVNTMIMSVFERTREIGVLKAVGWKNRKILTMILGESLILTLIAAVVGSLMGVAAIQILMHINMGGFIKPVYTPEIFLKAFTVAIFVGIFGGFYPAYRATRLEATEALRYE
- a CDS encoding SPFH domain-containing protein; translation: MDLLSIIIVLVLLVLAYKSIKILRPYEKGVVERLGKYQRTVESGLVMIIPFIESIKKVDMREQVVDVPPQEVITKDNTVVVVDCVIFYEVVDPFNAVYNVVDFYQAVTKLAQTNLRNIIGDLELDETLTSREMINAQLRKVLDEATDRWGTRVVRVEIQRIEPPKDIVEAMSKQMKAERMKRAAILEAEGKAEAIKKVADAEKYKEVALAEGQAKAILTIFKSMHQGKPTNDIIALKYLEALEKIANGQATKILLPIETAGILGSIAGISELFKEKTEKPKITEEKNK
- the rnp3 gene encoding ribonuclease P protein component 3; its protein translation is MKFYDLHIQGKNFQEDQKLLKEAQRLGYSGAAITYSDKSYKKAKGTFKRLEDDFQGFEIVKAVNISAETPRQLKKKVDKFRKTADIIIVEGGNPKINRAACENIRVDILSKPYQNRRDPGINHVHARAAAENNVAIELNTKDIIVSYLKVRTRLFEYYRDIIKLHRKFHFPIVITSSATSTYDLRTPKDTIALFKCINMQEDEIIDALSTIPRSIIEFNRQRDSMIILGAKIIK
- the afpA gene encoding archaeoflavoprotein AfpA, with the protein product MTVKLNVAWCITGAGDKITETYEVMKDIKDIYDGRAVIKVFISKSGDQVVKYYGIYQDLETNFDQKWVEISANSPFLAGQVQLGKYDFLLIAPCTSNSVAKISLRIADTLITNAAIMAQKAGVPVYIMPTDFEEGTTETRLPNGKILTLEIRKEDVEHVKRLSRMKNTHVFKDPEYIYKIFERFTRE
- a CDS encoding 50S ribosomal protein L15e, yielding MYKYIRKAWKTPKESYVRELMWERVPKWRRQKAIQRIEKPTRLDRARSLGYKAKKGFILVRTRVRRGSMRKSRFKGGRRPKRMGVRKITTKKSLKRIAEERAARKYPNLEVLNSYWVWEDGKYKYYEVILVDPHHPNIKNDPRINWIREQKGRAFRGLTSEGKKNRGLRNKGKGAEKVR
- a CDS encoding ABC transporter ATP-binding protein translates to MEMIIDIKNLKKTFDNGKIVALDGVNLQVDDGEFISIMGPSGSGKSTLLNMIGALDRPDSGMIKVAGRNLMKEKDLSSFRARKIGFIFQLHNLIPNLTALENVEIPMFEGPYKDMMEERAMELLEYFGLVDKANRLPSELSGGERQRVAIARALANDPSIILADEPTGSLDSKTEKKILRKLKELNREHKVTIVLVTHDPRVASMASRIIKILDGKIVGG
- a CDS encoding carboxymuconolactone decarboxylase family protein, with the protein product MKEDIFYGKGVAYAKKDYPEIYKALVELNEAVYTGKALDYKTQKLIALGITAAKSDDRAVKKQIESAIKEFNVTKDEIVDVLRVVLLTSGNPPFTKAMKILYELLEE
- a CDS encoding RNA-binding domain-containing protein, which gives rise to MIHNISYRVMVHGTEDEEKVIKALKNILPTASPQREKLEGHHGNPLTLLKGKITDKKAIRDFTERIKPLLGELDIERHVDEAGNLFLRLDKQRAYNEEWKLVKHGDSIHLKLKIEAYPARQEVAIKNIKKLIT
- a CDS encoding Rpp14/Pop5 family protein; protein product: MRLKILPPSLREPQRYLAVEIISEKPLEKNDIVSIIWNACLRLHGECETSKFKPWLIRAWEPIKDGENYKQKCIIRCKRGEEEKVRAALSSTSQHDNRRVALHTIGISGTIRSATQKFIKLK
- a CDS encoding NfeD family protein translates to MLGVSRPFASKVSKEPQRKAVADRLIGQTATVIEDFEGHEGLVKFDGEIWCAKSYDRIKKGDEVTIKAIDGVKLIVEKKEDNVR